The proteins below are encoded in one region of Triticum aestivum cultivar Chinese Spring chromosome 1B, IWGSC CS RefSeq v2.1, whole genome shotgun sequence:
- the LOC123132370 gene encoding autophagy-related protein 18h yields MKRGKGGRNGLLPSSLRIISSCLKTVSSNVGSVASTVRSAGASVAASIAPQAEDEKDQVLWAGFDKLELHPSSFKHVLLVGYSNGFQVLDVEDAANVCELVSKRDGPVTFLQMQPIPLYSEETEGFRASHPMLLVVAGDETNGLGMVQGGRLSALIRDTSTEPQTGNCISTPTVVRFYSLKSHTYVHVLRFRSAVYIVRCSPRVVAVALAAQIYCFDAVTLENKFSVLSYPLQGAPGANIGYGPMSVGSRWLAYAPNGPVLSSTGRLSPQNLTPSPGVSPSTSPSNGTLVARYAMESSKQIAAGIINLGDMGYKTLSKYCQELLPDGSNSPLSSSPGRRSGKLPSTVHPLEADNAGTVIIKDVTSKIVIAQFRAHTSPISALCFDPSGTLLVTASVHGHNINVFRIMPTCIANGSGSKRYDWASSHVHLYKLYRGMTAAVIQDISFSHFSQWVSIVSARGTCHIFTLSPFGGDSSLQPQNSHSDGPPLAPCQSRPWWSKPSFLMDQQLHPVPSTVTNSVVSRIKNNSSSWLNTVSNVAASASGKLSVPSGAITAIFYNSIYKGSLPAPSKANALEHLLVYSPSGHVIQHELLPSSGSESSDNSPTVGPGSHLQLQDDELHVTAEPVQWWDVCRRTNWPERDQDIANVVFHNQLNSMMTPDTSDCEDSDHSDFTSSNDGVSRKEVMKVKERSSWYLSNAEVQISSWRIPIWEKSKICFYVMDHPATESGEAVGIHGGEIEIEKLALHEVELRRELLPVFKQFHYPEQNRNHASRQIQNALSGIDSTQYSSAKDSDAYGPKPVPHISGFYTDMRKTENMNVLAGQLFSGPTPAVDLLPKEKCNSIGSPEARNLTVNHKVDNGSIGYLSTPIGTNVSTIMPQSREGVDCVPSHIRPLSNYSLLDGPLDNGSPSPASNGSCGPEITNNSSVSNGAITDIPNGGHTSVNSGQNEMPGSQNSGEFTQYFQEGYCKISELDDCRELTEAVTDADSSSSHCEREKPEEDGDNDDMLGGVFAFSEEG; encoded by the exons ATGAAGCGGGGGAAGGGGGGGAGGAATGGGCTGCTGCCGAGCTCGCTGCGGATCATATCGTCCTGCCTCAAGACGGTCTCGTCCAACGTCGGCTCCGTCGCCTCCACGGTGCGCTCCGCCGGGGCCTCCGTCGCCGCCTCCATCGCCCCCCAGGCCGAGGACGAGAAGGACCAG GTTTTGTGGGCTGGATTTGACAAATTAGAGCTTCATCCATCATCTTTCAAGCATGTTCTGCTCGTTGGTTATTCTAACGGGTTTCAAGTGCTTGATGTTGAGGATGCTGCAAATGTTTGCGAATTGGTCTCAAAACGCGATGGTCCAGTTACCTTTTTACAAATGCAACCCATACCTCTTTACTCTGAAGAAACTGAAGGATTTAGGGCATCACATCCTATGCTTCTGGTTGTTGCTGGGGATGAGACAAATGGCTTGGGTATGGTTCAGGGTGGGCGTTTAAGTGCACTGATCAGGGATACAAGCACTGAACCTCAAACTGGAAACTGCATCTCTACCCCAACAGTTGTTCGCTTCTATTCTTTGAAGTCTCACACCTACGTACATGTTCTCAGATTCCGATCTGCTGTATATATAGTTCGTTGCAGCCCCCGGGTTGTGGCCGTAGCACTTGCAGCACAA ATCTACTGCTTTGATGCTGTAACTCTTGAGAACAAGTTCAGCGTCTTGTCATATCCTTTACAAGGGGCACCTGGGGCAAATATTGGGTATGGTCCAATGTCTGTTGGCTCAAGATGGTTGGCTTATGCTCCCAATGGTCCTGTGTTATCCAGCACTGGTCGTCTGAGCCCACAAAATCTCACACCTTCTCCAGGAGTGAGCCCATCTACTTCTCCTAGCAATGGAACCTTAGTTGCTAGATATGCAATGGAGTCCAGTAAGCAAATAGCTGCTGGTATAATCAATCTTGGTGATATGGGGTACAAAACACTGTCGAAGTACTGCCAAGAACTTCTGCCTGATGGTTCTAATTCTCCTCTGTCATCAAGTCCAGGAAGGAGATCTGGCAAACTTCCCTCCACTGTGCATCCACTGGAAGCTGACAATGCAGGAACG GTTATCATCAAGGATGTTACCTCCAAAATTGTTATAGCACAGTTTAGGGCTCACACCAGTCCTATATCTGCTCTTTGCTTCGATCCTAGTGGGACCCTTTTGGTCACAGCCTCTGTTCATGGCCACAACATAAATGTTTTCCGGATCATGCCGACCTGCATTGCTAATGGCTCAGGTTCAAAACGATATGATTGGGCATCATCTCATGTTCACCTTTACAAACTGTATCGTGGCATGACAGCAGCG GTCATACAGGACATATCTTTTAGTCATTTTAGCCAGTGGGTATCTATTGTTTCAGCACGAGGCACTTGCCATATTTTTACATTGTCTCCATTTGGGGGCGATTCGAGTTTGCAGCCACAGAATTCTCACAGTGACGGGCCGCCTCTTGCCCCATGTCAGTCAAGGCCATGGTGGTCAAAGCCATCATTTCTTATGGATCAACAGCTTCATCCTGTGCCATCAACTGTGACAAATTCTGTGGTCAGTAGGATAAAAAACAATAGTTCTAGTTGGCTAAATACAGTCAGCAACGTGGCTGCTTCTGCAAGTGGAAAACTATCCGTGCCATCTGGTGCTATAACTGCTATTTTTTACAATTCCATTTACAAAGGTTCTCTGCCGGCTCCGTCGAAGGCTAATGCTTTGGAGCATTTATTGGTGTATTCACCATCTGGTCATGTTATTCAACATGAACTTCTGCCTTCTTCGGGTTCTGAATCCTCTGATAACAGCCCAACAGTTGGGCCTGGCAGTCATTTGCAGCTCCAAGATGATGAGTTGCATGTTACCGCTGAGCCAGTTCAATGGTGGGATGTTTGCCGCCGGACAAACTGGCCTGAAAGAGACCAGGACATTGCAAATGTTGTATTCCACAACCAACTAAACAGTATGATGACACCAGACACTTCTGACTGTGAGGATAGTGACCATTCTGATTTCACTTCATCAAATGATGGTGTATCCAGAAAAGAGGTTATGAAAGTTAAAGAAAGATCAAGCTGGTATCTCTCAAATGCAGAGGTTCAGATAAGCTCATGGCGGATTCCCATATGGGAGAAGTCTAAG ATTTGCTTCTACGTGATGGATCATCCTGCTACAGAGTCAGGGGAAGCTGTTGGCATTCATGGTGGGGAAATTGAGATCGAAAAGCTGGCTCTTCATGAGGTTGAACTGAGGAGGGAACTGCTCCCTGTGTTTAAGCAGTTCCACTATCCTGAGCAAAATAG GAATCATGCAAGCCGCCAAATTCAGAATGCATTATCCGGCATCGACAGCACACAGTATAGCTCGGCAAAGGATAGTGATGCATATGGTCCCAAACCAGTGCCTCATATATCTGGATTTTACACTG ATAtgagaaaaacagaaaacatgaaTGTTTTAGCTGGGCAGTTATTTTCTGGACCTACTCCTGCTGTGGATTTGCTGCCAAAGGAAAAATGCAATTCTATTGGATCTCCTGAAGCTAGAAATTTGACTGTCAATCACAAAGTAGATAACGGGAGCATTGGCTATTTGTCTACACCAATCGGAACAAATGTATCCACCATCATGCCTCAGTCTAGAGAGGGTGTGGATTGTGTACCATCGCACATCAGACCATTGAGCAACTATTCCCTCTTGGATGGACCTCTTGATAATGGATCACCTTCCCCTGCAAGTAACGGATCATGTGGGCCTGAAATAACCAATAATTCGTCAGTCAGCAATGGTGCCATTACTGATATCCCAAATGGGGGTCACACGAGCGTCAATTCCGGACAGAATGAAATGCCCGGTTCTCAGAACTCTGGAGAGTTTACCCAGTATTTCCAAGAGGGCTATTGTAAAATATCAGAACTCGATGACTGCCGTGAGTTAACTGAAGCTGTTACTGATGCTGACAGCAGCAGCAGCCACTGCGAGAGAGAGAAGCCCGAGGAAGATGGGGACAACGATGACATGCTTGGAGGGGTTTTCGCCTTCAGTGAAGAAG GTTGA